The following coding sequences lie in one Apium graveolens cultivar Ventura chromosome 3, ASM990537v1, whole genome shotgun sequence genomic window:
- the LOC141713076 gene encoding ribonuclease MRP protein subunit POP4-like, with amino-acid sequence MHKLTSREETMMNLSDQNGGSNSVKLPQVTAVKFRRMTAVIPDTEPKNPVYSLLSHPVHENLVSTIVEISDRNGIVPDKILHEILRNGDAAQKYNQELKIKMIDNWILLDNVDKGSGAYDRAPIKALNKNFKRSKKHMSMKQHKIFGSLALPDDSSNCEICKPMHDMWKGYITQLLKNAENNQFAQCLLRADLHGASIMVVQSKIVSVIGVSGIMIQETAETFSLISADSKLHSNTSLHQ; translated from the exons ATGCACAAACTGACGTCTAGAGAAGAGACAATGATGAACTTGAGTGACCAGAATGGTGGCAGCAACAGCGTTAAGCTTCCACAAGTGACTGCAGTGAAGTTCAGGCGGATGACAGCGGTGATTCCAG ATACAGAACCAAAAAATCCTGTATATTCTTTGCTCTCTCATCCCGTGCATGAGAATTTGGTATCAACAATTGTTGAG ATTTCAGATAGAAATGGGATTGTACCTGATAAAATTCTGCATGAAATTCTTCGAAATGGTGATGCAGCCCAGAAATATAATCAggaattaaaaattaaaatgattGACAATTGGATTCTTCTTGATAATGTAGACAAAGGGAGCGGTGCATATGATAGAGCCCCTATAAAAGCTCTGAATAAAAACTTTAAGAGATCTAAGAAGCACATGTCTATGAAGCAACATAAAATATTTGGATCACTCGCCTTGCCTGATGATTCATCCAA CTGTGAGATCTGTAAACCAATGCATGATATGTGGAAAGGTTACATAACTCAACTTCTTAAAAATGCCGA GAATAATCAGTTTGCACAATGTCTTCTCAGGGCAGACCTGCATGGTGCAAGTATTATGG TTGTTCAGAGTAAAATAGTCTCTGTCATTGGAGTAAGTGGTATTATGATTCAGGAAACTGCAGAAACATTTTCATTAATTTCAGCAGACAGCAAGTTACACAGTAATACGTCTCTGCATCAATGA